A single window of Watersipora subatra chromosome 11, tzWatSuba1.1, whole genome shotgun sequence DNA harbors:
- the LOC137408778 gene encoding protein YIPF3-like — protein sequence MANSEFTVDGFDDVEFGSSELSSSGHHDMRADKSSPTSDASSNGMLGDAQYMMKHTVTSMMWEAGKSQATKAWGVYGNIDLLRPYFDVEPSEVLKRIVNSFVPKPPTAANPIKVVKELYGPTMLVLTLIALLLFEMKSSGHTVKEGTLIGTAFGTCFGYWIGCGTLAWLVSYVCNTHITYLQIISMIGYSLASHCIVVFLSTIIHTSHDHMFFYTLWGVFGGLSTLRMVSILLSRTHGPSQKMVLCAIVAFLNLSFLLYLHFAYHKVVEELGELIKPDQMNDNVKVIPTAVGSKVSDH from the coding sequence AGCGAATTTACGGTTGATGGTTTTGATGATGTGGAATTTGGTAGCTCCGAACTTTCAAGTTCGGGTCATCATGACATGAGAGCTGACAAATCTTCACCCACCTCTGATGCTTCTTCAAACGGAATGCTTGGTGATGCACAATATATGATGAAGCACACCGTCACCAGCATGATGTGGGAAGCTGGAAAAAGCCAGGCAACTAAAGCGTGGGGAGTTTACGGAAACATTGACTTGCTGAGGCCGTACTTTGACGTAGAACCATCGGAAGTGTTGAAAAGGATAGTAAATTCATTTGTTCCGAAACCCCCAACAGCAGCCAACCCAATAAAAGTAGTTAAGGAGTTGTATGGACCAACGATGCTAGTGCTCACACTCATAGCGCTACTTCtttttgaaatgaaaagctCTGGACACACTGTTAAAGAAGGAACATTAATTGGTACAGCTTTTGGAACCTGCTTTGGTTACTGGATTGGATGCGGTACACTAGCATGGCTGGTGTCTTATGTCTGCAATACACATATAACGTATCTTCAAATTATTTCAATGATTGGATACTCGTTAGCATCACATTGCATTGTCGTTTTTCTTTCTACTATTATTCACACTTCACACGATCacatgtttttttacactttatGGGGTGTGTTTGGAGGACTTTCAACTCTGAGGATGGTGTCGATTCTCCTGTCACGTACACATGGTCCTTCACAGAAAATGGTTTTATGTGCGATTGTTGCATTTCTAAACTTGTCTTTTCTGCTATACCTTCACTTTGCTTACCACAAAGTTGTAGAAGAGTTGGGGGAGCTTATCAAACCAGATCAAATGAACGACAATGTAAAGGTCATACCAACTGCAGTTGGCTCAAAAGTCTCGGATCACTAA